The following is a genomic window from Mauremys mutica isolate MM-2020 ecotype Southern chromosome 4, ASM2049712v1, whole genome shotgun sequence.
TAATCAGTTTTACTATTTGCTAAACCACATGCAGTTTCAAGTGGGAGGCTATTAGGGTCTTCTAACTGGTACGCTGGGTGCCTTTGATATGATTTAAAATAACAATACAACTAGAACAAAACCAGCAGCAACCTGGAGAAACTCCAGCAACCCTCCCAGCCCTAATACAATCCCTTTGACAGGACTTCTCCACCAACACTCCCCTCCTTGTAAACTGTAAAAGGTTTGAAAGGTAAGGTCATACAGCTCAACTGGTGCCCTCATAATCACTTCTAGCAAGTAGCTGAGTTTTGGTTACATACAGGCTTGCTGTGGTGCCTGAGCATCATATACACAGGATTATAGCCTCCACTGCAGCATCAATCAGAAATTGGGTTAGGTTCAGAGAGGACTTTCACTGAAAAACctacatgggccagattctgctcttggCTATACCAGCATCACTCCTTTGTACTCAGTGGAGTAATTTTCAATTTGTAACAGTATAGCTAAAAGCTGAATCTATGTGTCTTCAGTAATAACAAAGGAAACCAGGAAGATAATCGCCAAGGGTGGGGTTCTCAAAAATGCCTAAATTCCACTCTCAATCTGTGGGACACAGGTTCCTAACTCAagtaggtgcttttaaaaatattactccAAGTTCATTTTGCTCTGACTATACATTAGAACTAAAGGGTTAGAACTGTTCAGCCAGTCAAGAGTTAAGATTGGCCCAAATGCTTGGTGCTTTACAGCATAAAGAACACAATGTTCAAATTCCTGCCACGGTGCATAAAGATTTTATCTCTTGTTGCTTGCGAGCTGCAAACTGTTTGAATTTCCAGCTTGTGCCCTGTGATGGCGGCAACCGTAGATAATGAAGATATGAAACAAAATTGTTATGGCTCTGCAAAAGCAGCCTATGGCCCATTTGAAGTTCACTACCCTCTAGCTCACGAGGATGCAGTCAGCCAGCTCTTTTTATGTGATAAAGAAGGCAATGTACACATGCAGTCAAAGAATAAGAATCATGCCTAGTGGATTTAAAGTCCTTTTCAAACAATCTCCACAGCCTCACTATGAGTTTGAGAAAGGATTTTACCCATTTTATAGGTGGGTAACTGATGTAAAGAGAGGTTGTAGCCCAAATTTTCAAACTCgggtgtttaaagttaggcatctaaatcagtTACATGATtttcagatttcagagtagcagatgtgtcagtctgtatccgcaaaaagaacaggagtacttgtggcaccttagagactaacaaatttgtttgagcataagctttcatgggctacagcccacttcttcggatgcacagaatggaacatatattgaggagatatagatACATATAGAGAgagcatgaaaagatgggagttgtcttaccaactgagaggccaattaagtaagagaaaaaaacttttgaagtgataatcaagatagcccagtacagacagtttgataagaagtgtgagaatacttacaatgGGGGGAGAGATTTAAACAGCCGCAGCTCACAATGAGCACATGTGGAACCCAGGTCACTTATGTGCTTAACAATATGGAATTAAATGTCTATGTTTAAATacccacttttgaaaaatctgggtTAAGAAACTTGTTCAAGGTTAcacagagtcagtggcagagccagaactcACAGGATCCAGGCTCGCTGTCCTGTTTTCTAGTCACTTGATTATGTAAAAACCTCAGTTAAGACCCCTGAAAAGGAAGACAGGTAGGGACTCAGCTTTACGTAAGTAATGGGAATTGGGTGACTTAGCAATCAAGTTGCAAACCCCAAGAAGATAAGGTGACAAatgacagtcagcatggatttgtcaagaacaaatcatgtccaaCCAACCTAATAGCCTTCTTTGACAGTTCACAAGCCTTGTGAATAGGGGGGaggcggtagatgtggtatatcttgactttagtaaggcttttgatagtgtcttgcatgaccttctcataaacaaattagggaaatacaatctagatggagatacaataaggtgggtgcataactggttggaaaaccattcccagagagtaatcatcactGGCTCACAGTCAAGCTAGAGGGGCATAtaaagtggggtcctgcaaggatcagttctgggtccagttctattcaatatcttcatcaatgatttagataatagcatagagGGTACACTTAtatagtttgcagatgataccaagctgggaggggttgcaagtactttaggggataggattaaaattcaaaatgacctggacaaattggagaaatggtctgaaataaataggattaaattcaataaggacaaatgcaaagtactccacttaggaaggaacaatcagttgcacacgtacaaaattggaaatgactgcccaggaaggagtactgcagaaagggatcgggggggtcctagtggatcacaagctaaatatgagtcaacagtgtaacactgttgcaaaaaaagcaatcatcattctgggctgtatcagcaggagtgttataagaaagccacaagaagtaattcttctgctctactccacactgattaggcctcagctggagtattgtctccggttctaggtgccacatttcaggaaagatgtggacaaactagagaaagtccagagaagagcaacaaaaatgattaaagatctagaaaacatgacctatgagggaccTTTTGGctgtgtttagtctggagaagagaagacttagaagggatatgataacagttttcaagtacataaaaggttgttacaaggaagagggagacaacttattctccttaacctctgaggctaggacaagaagcaatgggcttaaattgcagcaaggggggtTTAGGCTGGACACtgggaaaaacttcctactgtcagggtggttaagcactgaaataaattgcccagggagatcgtggaatcaccatcactggagatttttaaaagcaggttagacaaacacctgtagggatggtctagataatacttagtcctgccatgagtgcaggggactggactagatgaccacgtgaggtcccttccagtcctatgattctatgtgtgtcTTAAAAAAACGTATTCTGTTAAAGGCTCTGCTGGTTTAGGTAATGTATTTTGGTTGGGCATACAGAAAACATAGTCACATTCAATTATAGCTAATGTTTTACCAGGTTAACTTTTTCCTGCATTTTTCCTGCTGGAGGACTTGAATGTTATTATTTAAGTCAATACTAGTTTCTCAGCTATGGACTGAAAGTGAGGAAAGAAGAGCCTGGTGGTTAAAGTACAAGATAGAGACAGGATATCTCAGACTTGCTACATGACTCTGGGCAACTTCTTTCCTCTCTCACAACCCTATTTCAAAGgtgtgaaatggagataatagttATCAGAATTTCTCAGTTAACTGCACATCTGGACCTTGTGGCCTCCTCAGAGGCGCTCCGCATAGGTCTTAGGAATCACCTTTCTTGGGATGAAATCCCATGATTTGCTCCCTCCAGACAGGGGTTTTAGGCTACAGACTCCTGCAATTCATTATCATCTCAGTTGGTCTTACTTCAGTTCAGTTCTGCTCTCTCAGGAGCAATGACAGGGTTATTCAGTGACCAGCCAGCTTTCATAAAACAATGTACCATTTATTCAGAAAAAAAGTGTTTCAGAAAAAGTCAACAAAAACAGCTTATATGCATGCCTGGCTTAACAAGTGGTCACCTACCTTCCACTTCCACTTCCAGTCCACAGCAGAGCCTCTCTCTCTTGGACACAGTCAACATGCCTGTCAATTCTTGGACAGCATGTGAGTGACCCTCTCTTTAGGCAAGAGTTTATATTTTATACAGTTTCAAGTCCTTTGTTGGTTTGACCTGGTTCAAAAGGCCTAAAACAATCTGtgttattgggggggaggagggcacagTGAGGAGACTGTGAAACTTCAAAAGACTTGTTCCAGTATTGGGGAGTTGAATTTATTTCATCCCCTCCCTGGCCAGAGATGTTGGTTCCTGCAGGAAGCATTCCTTGTCTGACCCACTTAGCCAGGAATACAATCACTAGCAAGCCCATGAAGATACATATAACATGAATACAGTAGTGTTTGAATattccatgcttctgtcagtTTCTATAGTATTTGTCACAAACAGTATCTCATGAGGGAGGCTGAACATCTTTAAAATCAATTTGCAGTTCTCTGATGCCTTCCATTCAAAACTCTCAAAAGTTCTCTTTTGAGTATTATCAGTACACATTCCTACCGTTGGGCCGTGCCTATGCATTCCATATAAACTCAGGAACCTCTACAAAGGCTCTGACCATTTGGGAGCTATATGGAGCCTACCTTGAACCATGGAACACTTCATGTGAGGCTGGATAAGGTGAAGCCTCTGTCCATCCCCAATGCAGCAAGTAAAAATTCCTTCTGGTCCTTCCTTATTAGCTGATTTTAGGATCCTTTAGATGGGGATTTTTGTACAGTTTTAATTAGTGAAGACTAGtttgttgattttaaaaagtgGGATTTTGTAGACCATTTCCCCCCATATACACATCTCTTCATTAAGTGGTAGGACAAAGGTGGGCAAAACACTGGAGGTTTGACTGAGCACCCAGAAATGCAGGTGCATATCCAAACTTCCTGACCCTGCTTCTCCACTCTTACATCACTTTTACACTAgtgaatttccattgacttcagaagaaTTACACCACACAAAACTGGTGTAATGCAGTGAAAAATCACTATGTCTCCCAAGCTGGGTCGTAATTGTCAAACAAACAAGTGATTGGGCAAGATTTCTGTTGTTTCCTACTTGTGCACACACAGGAAGTACTGCCACAGCAGGCTTTCTTTCTCCTTTGTGGCCCTTCTGCCTCAGGTCCTAGATGGAAACCAGATAGGCATAAAGGCAtggaaataatttttcttttaaaatacaacTTTTCTGAACTTCATAAAAGGTATAGGGTCAGGGTTCATCTTGAGTTTTACATAAAGCTTTGGGAAGATTCTTATTGCAGCCAGAACAGTGTGCCCAGTCCTTGTGAGAAAAATATTGTTGCATTCTGTGCACCACATCCATCCAAACATCAGGTCTTGGGCAGGTTCTAGTTGTCCTATTGAGCTTCCTATTATCATTAACAGCTGGAGCAGTGTTACATCTTGATGTAGGCAGAGAACAAACATGAACATGTAGGAGATGGGATGGGAAATTACACTCCTAATGGAGGAAGTCATCTCTGTGTGTGGCACTCACCTTCATGTGGTCAAAGTCTGTTATGCCCATCTGTGGCAGGTTTGAGCAGTTAACGTGGATGAGTTTGCGGCCAGTGATGCAGTTAGCTGTAAAGCACTCCTGGCAGGAAAATCAGATGGAAACACTATACAGCAGTGAGCAGTACTGTCaagcccaagcattcaaaaacccAACATTAGTCAGCCTCCCCGATGCCCAATCACGAGATTGGTGTAAAAGCAGTGagatctttaaaaattatggttcCCCCCCgcccttctggtttctgagcctgtaGGGGACGCTGGCTTCACTCTTCCCAGCTCTTCTCCGCCACCACCAGGGCTAGAAACTTGCCCTGAGTTTTCCAAGAACTCAGAGATCCTGGATGCTCTCGATGCCCGCTTCAGGGGCGCTGCCAGGCCGCAAGGCAGAGCAAGGGAAGCGGGAATTTCTCTCCAGCGAGGGCCCGCGGTTGCGCAGCCCGGTCGCGCCAAGCAATGGCGCCGCGAGTGGGGTTAGTAACGGTCCGAGCTCGCCGCTCTCCGAGCCCCCAGCTGGCCGCGCagcgctccccacccccagccttgccccctgccccctacctCGTACTGAGGGAAGCCCAGCTGCCGAACCCACTCCGCCACCTCCAGGGGGCTCCAGGCGAGGCAGGCCGGGCCAGGCTGGGACTCGGGTTCTTCGGGCCCCTGCTCGGACCCCTCCTCCTCCGGGATCTGCTCCATCTTGGGCGGCTACGCCCCGCCATAGAGCCATAGCAACGCGTCGGAACAGTCTCCATGGAGACCTCCACTTCCGGGCGTCTGGCAGCTATTTCCTTCCCCGCCGGGTCCGGCCCCTCGTGTTACTGAAGCGCCGTCGTGCCGAGCAGCCCCCTCCCGCCGCTGGGCATGCGCCGTGGAACTGTTCTGGGGCAGGCCCGAGCCGGGGGGCGATAGGCGCGCGGCGCCCAGGCGGTCTGCCCTCGGCTCTTTCCGCCCAGGCTCGGCTCTTTCCGCCGGCGCCGTTTCCGCCTCTGGCCGCTGCTGACAGCTTCGGATCTTTCCGCCGCCTCGTCCCCCCTCGCCAGCTGCTCATGTCGGAGGTGCTGGTGGCTGCCGCCGGCTCCTGCTTCGAGCCCCCcgcggctggggagccaggaGGCCGCCGCTGCTCCGTGTCCGAGGGGGACGCGCAGGGCCGCCGCTCACCTCCTGTTCCGCCTTCTGAGACCCCAGGTACTGGCGGGCACCGGGACGCGCCTCCCGCACTTGGACCCCGGGGCGCGGGCTCTTGCTGCTCCCCGCTCCGGTCCCTCGGGTGTATTGGCCGCTGCGctcgggggctgggggctggaggagttGCTGCGGGGCTGCAGGCCGCGGCTGAGGGACACCGGCTGAGACTCGTGTGCACGGGGTGTGGCAGCCCAGTAGCGCCCCCCCGCGAGAGCACCGCGGGTTGACGgtgttccttccctccctccatctcgCCTGCTCTCCCCTCTCCTAGGGTGGTATCTGCGGTGCTTGCCAGGCAGCCAAGGAAGTACAGTGCCTGTTACACCGCAAGGAGCAGCAATAGGGAGGGTGAGCTGGGAGTGGGAGCTTCCGAAGGGGATTTAGGAGCGTTACCGCCAGTAACAAGGTAGTCCGCTTTCTCTCCACTTATGCTATTGCTGCAAAATCGGAGCTTTCTGCAGCTGCTACTTCCTAGCACACTGTTTTCAGTACCCATCTTTAGAACCGGGTTGGCTGAGGGCTTGGGAAGAAGTtaacaaagctgctgctgacCTCTTTTGaggtctaagggtatgtctacactgcgtaGCCTAGCCTGTGATGGTATAGTTATGTCAGCACAGTCccctaggctatgtctacactacagatgctATGCTGACATAGCCCACTAGTATAGACACACCCCATGGAAGGAGCctttctgtcagtgtaggaacaCACCTTCCAGAATGATGATGTCTATGTCAACAGAAGTCTTTTTCCATCATAGCTGAAACTACACTGTGGACTTTTGTTGGGTTCCAAACCCAtatgtgttgggttttttccacacccctcaCTGACGTACCAATGCCGACATAACTGTTAAGCATAGACCAAGCCTAACTTGCCTCTTGATTGATACAGTTGTTTATCAGTAGTTGGTTTCCAATAGCCTCTATTCCTAAGGGTACTGGGTTGTTTCTCTGTTCCCTAGTGTACCAGCTGCTTTATATTTAGAGAAATGTACTATGCTGTAAGCATTGCCTCATGTAAGGGAAATAATAATAACTTTGATTTGCTTAAGTTCCTAGCACTTTGGTCTCCAGGCACCAGTAAAGACTCCACTACAATCTTTAGACTAACAAAGCAATACAGCTCATTACAGGGAACCAATTAAGTTTGTTCGTTTttcgtttgttttttaaaaagtaacattgTTTAGTGTAGGGTTAAGACTTGAGATTCCTGGATTCTAATTACATTTTTGCCACTGATTGACTGCATAACCTGAGCAAGACAATTCCCCTCTCTTTGCCTTATTTTTTTCATATGTAAAATGTGGCTAGTAATATTGACCTTTCCCCTGGGCTTATGAGATTTATTAAATGTTTGCTTAGCACAGTGGACTAAAATGCACCGTAGACATGCAAAATGTTTAATACCTGATGTGAAATCGAAGTCTCCTGCCATTGTGGTACCTAACCTGCTATGGAGTTGAGTGTGGTAAGAGCTGCTGATCACAACCCATGTGCCACCTCAAGAGGATAGGATGCTGGGCCTCAGTTTGAAGGGCCTGTGAGTCTAGAATTTTTCTCCTTTGAACTACACACAGAGAATGTCTGTGGCATCCTTGAGAGCAAACCTTGTGATGTTTGTTTTCTCTCTGACTCTGCTGAGTGGGTGGCTTATTACTATATGTGTGCAAGGAATATTCTCTTTCCACCGCCACCTTCCTATCTGCTGTCTTGGTCTCAACTTCTTTATTTTGTTATATGCAATGGTGTTttaaccatgttggtcccaggatatgagagacaaggtgggtgaggtcctaTCTCTTATTGGACCGACTTTTATTGGGGAAAAatacaagtttttgagcttagaCAGAGTTGTTCTTTAGACcttcagaagagctctgtgtaagctcaaaagcttgtttctttcaacaagtgggtccaataaaatagattacctcacccaccttgtctcactttATTTTGTTATAGGCATTTCTGCATAAGGTGTTTACTATCTAAACACAGTAGTATCTATAATCTCCCTCTAGTTCTCCGGAACTTCAGACATGTTCTCTTCCCTACTCTCCCCAGACTAGCGCACTCCCTCATTTACTTCTCCTTTAATGTCCCCTTTTAAAAACCTCCTTATCTCTTTAGTTTAGTTCATGACTGTGCGAAGCGTTTTGTAATCCTGTGTCAGGTCACCAGATGAAAAATTTCTCCCCACAACCAGACTCGGGAGCGTGGGACTTGCCTGATTTAGCTTATCTGTCACTGCCAAATTGAGTCATATGACACGCAGTCTTGCTGGCTGTTGCTTTTTCAAGCCatattttctccagcccttagCAGTAAAATGTTCTCACATTGGTTACCAGGTAGAAGAGAAGTTCTAGCTGTGCAGTAACTTCAACAGTTGTCGAATCATGAGAATGACGGATATAAAAGATCTGCTAGGTTCCCTCTAAGctgttgcagggggaggggcatgaaGTATTGTTTCCTGCTGTATTCTGTAGCAATTGAGATCTAGGCTGTTCAGTCTTTGTAGGCAAGGAAGTTCCTTTTAGGTAATCTCCTTTGGAGAATCTtagggggggccagaataggaacgCATGAGCAATAAATTAAAAAAGTCAACCTTGTCTATTGCTCTGCTTATGAAGTTTGAGTGAATAGAATTATTTCTCCATTACACAAGTCATACCACTCCTCAGATTTTGAGACTTATTCAGATCCCAAATATAATATACTTTAATGAGTTTACTTTCCAATAAAAGGTTCTTAACATCTCCCATAATTTAGAAAAAAAGAGCATGAACAGATAATAAGCATAAAGATGAATATTTGTTTGGCTCCTAAATCCAAACGAAACATTATAAGCTTGGGAAAGTGGGTTTCAATCCATTTCTTGGTGGAAAAATGCTTTCCTTTAAAAGCAACAAAACAAATACCTCAACCCTGGTACTAATTGGTCCCCTTGTTTGTTCTTGGCAGAAGAGAGGAATGGGCCTTAGACTAGCCTTTCTTCTCCTCTTTAAAATCAGTTCCTCTAGATCAGATTGCAGAAGATTGGCAATGGGGTATGATGCCTGGACTGTTCCTGTTCTGTGGATCAGAGGCCTTTAATGTATGGGGCTATTCATCTGCTTTCTTTCACCAGCATCAAATTCCCTCTATGAAAAACAAGTAAAAGAGAATTCTTACTGTAATGCTCAACTTTAAAAATCTGTGTAATTGAGAGCCTGTCAGTGCCCAATTAATGATCTTCTATGGGTAATGGAAGCAGACAGCAAGACTGTAGAGCATGCACTGGAGTCATGTGGGGACAGAGCTTGCCCTGGGTTCTGGAGACTAGTGGGAAACCTGGAGCCTACATCTGAACAGAAATTTGTTTTGATTGATCCCTATGTCCTCTGTCAGAAACTGTTATCTTTTCCCAAACCCTCCACTTAAGGCCATTGAAAGGATTAAAAACCCTTTCTgtctgctgtgggggagggatagcataCAGCACAGAAGGTTGCCAGGCCCAGCTTTAGGCTGCAAGGCTGCATGACCTTGGTGACTCTGGATAGCTAGAATTTTGCTTTATTGTCTGCACAGTCTCAGAAATTAAAAGCTGTTTCATCTTCTCTCCATCTTCCACCCATTGCTAGAGAATGAAGATTCAACCCCAAAACCAGAATCTGCATCCCAGACAGTTGCCTCATCAGTGTCCGAGGCCTCTCAGTGCAGGTAGGAAAAGATTTTTGTGTGATGACCCACATTAAATGTTCCTCAACATCAGGGAAATTGAGGATAATcggtctctttcccccccccccccccgccccttctggaTCAGCGGTGTCTGGCAGCTGTTCCTCTCCAGGGCATTGGAGACCTCAACTTTCTGTTTTCAGGTTCTGTACACTGTAGACGATATTGGAAGAGCTATTCATCTTGACTTGGGGTTATTTTAATGCTTATAAAATAGTAAAATGTAACCCGTGACTCACCTCAGGTTATTTGGATCACAGAGCTAACTAACTTCCAACAGGAAATTGTCTGAGCTCTGGCTGAaggatatttttaataattaaaaaaatattctcacTGTATCTAATCCCCAAGGAAGTTGGACCGGAAACCTGcttttttgctgctgctttttcagtAACATTTATAGTCTGAATATCAATTGTTTGATTTATTATTGGAGGCTTGCCGGTGAGCATTTGGCTGCACGCGTCCCAGCTTTTGTTGAGGTATTTGTGAACATTAGAGTTGCACACATTCAGCTTTTCTCTAAAACTGTTGAAGGTTTTGTCTTAACCTTCCCTTTCCTATCCCCAAaaaacactctctcacacacacacacacacacacacacacacacacacacacacacacactttcagaaACAGATGAGTTAAATAGGTTAAAATTTGGGTCTCACCAGTTATTAGTGCCCTCCTTTTAAAAATCCCTCACAAAAACCACAACTTGAAGTAATCCTGGCTTTGATGCTAATGAAATCTGCagcacaggagagactgagattCCTGCTGCCTTCATAATTACAATTTCATCCAGGGAGATTGTACAGCAGCCCAGTTGGCTCCAAACAGGCTTTTGCTTCAATCTGATTTTATCATATACTCtaggtcagtgtttcccaaacttggggcgCCACTTAtttagggaaagtccctggcgggccgggccggtgtgtttacctgccgcatccgcaggtctggccgatcgcggctcctactggctgcggttcactgctccaggccaatgggagcttcaggaagCGGCAGctagtacgtccctcggcccacaccacttccagtagttcccattggcctggagcagcgaaccgcggccagtgggagctgtgatcggctggacctgcggatgcggcaggtaaacaaaccagcccaacccgccaggggctttccctacgcaaGCTGCAAGTGGCATcctaagtttgggaaacactgctctaggtaATTATGGAATTTAATTTTCTCCAAAGAAACTAGTTGGGCATTAAGTAAAATGCCCACCTAAATTTGAAATCCATGTGAATGTTTCCTGATAAATCTGTTTAAGGTCTGAGGGTTTTTTCTGAAGGGAAGAGGGTGGTGGGCAATATGAAAGAGGCTTGAAGGGGGACCTGACTTTCTTCTCTTAAATCTGCTTACAAATTTTCTGCAACTCTTTTCACCTTCTCCACAAAATCCAAAATCTTCAGTgctgtttttttcaaaaaattcaaAGTCAGCCCCAGCAACTTGTGGGGAGCACTGTGAACCTGACATTGTGGACCCACCTACCAAGTTATGTAGCATGCATGTGTGCTAGAATGAGATTGATCCCCAGCTAGGTCTGTGCCATCCACCTATTGATTTGAAAAGAAAACATAGTGGAAGATGTTGGTACATAAATTCAGATGTTTGATTTAGGCTTCCAAAATTTTCTGCAACTCTTTGTTACAAAACGTAACAAAAACctatttaaaaggtctctttcttttGCTCAGCGACCTAGTGGGGTTATC
Proteins encoded in this region:
- the SAMD15 gene encoding sterile alpha motif domain-containing protein 15 isoform X3; protein product: MEQIPEEEGSEQGPEEPESQPGPACLAWSPLEVAEWVRQLGFPQYEECFTANCITGRKLIHVNCSNLPQMGITDFDHMKMGN
- the SAMD15 gene encoding sterile alpha motif domain-containing protein 15 isoform X1, which produces MEQIPEEEGSEQGPEEPESQPGPACLAWSPLEVAEWVRQLGFPQYEECFTANCITGRKLIHVNCSNLPQMGITDFDHMKDLRQKGHKGERKPAVAVLPVCAQVGNNRNLAQSLVCLTITTQLGRHSDFSLHYTSFVWCNSSEVNGNSLV
- the SAMD15 gene encoding sterile alpha motif domain-containing protein 15 isoform X4, with product MEQIPEEEGSEQGPEEPESQPGPACLAWSPLEVAEWVRQLGFPQYEECFTANCITGRKLIHVNCSNLPQMGITDFDHMKM
- the SAMD15 gene encoding sterile alpha motif domain-containing protein 15 isoform X2; the protein is MEQIPEEEGSEQGPEEPESQPGPACLAWSPLEVAEWVRQLGFPQYEECFTANCITGRKLIHVNCSNLPQMGITDFDHMKEISWHVRELLGIEEPLWSRSIALPYRDNLGLFLEHKAPTGAKADALTFSQFVQEAGLEPYATIPPL